From Carya illinoinensis cultivar Pawnee chromosome 5, C.illinoinensisPawnee_v1, whole genome shotgun sequence, one genomic window encodes:
- the LOC122309532 gene encoding cytosolic sulfotransferase 5-like: MHTPCDTDILLVTHPKVGTTWTKAILFALKNRMHYPDLQEHPLLTNIPHDLVPLLEGDIYTKKKVLDLDPAFPRLISTHLPYALLPTSVKDSTCKIVYVYRNPKNTFVSLWHFQNRLYPTTNSLEEAFDKFCRGMNPFGSYWDHVLSCWKESIQNPGRKMLFLKYEEMKEQTTTYLKRIVEFLDCPFSLEEEAKGTMNDISRLCSFDNLSNLDVNKSGKRHLPDHKMTLFRQCIDSAAYFHQGNTGDWVNFLTPKMAEKLDHIIEEKFHGTGLKL, encoded by the coding sequence ATGCACACCCCTTGTGACACTGATATCCTATTAGTGACCCATCCTAAAGTTGGTACTACTTGGACAAAGGCGATCTTGTTTGCCTTAAAGAACCGGATGCACTACCCAGATCTTCAAGAACATCCTCTACTCACAAACATCCCTCATGATCTTGTGCCCTTGTTGGAAGGAGATATCTACACTAAAAAAAAGGTTCTAGATCTCGATCCTGCCTTTCCAagactcatttcaactcatttaccTTATGCTTTGTTACCAACATCTGTGAAGGATTCGACATGTAAGATTGTGTATGTATATAGAaaccctaaaaatacttttgtatCACTTTGGCACTTCCAGAATAGGTTGTATCCAACGACTAACTCGCTTGAAGAAGCTTTTGACAAGTTTTGTAGGGGAATGAATCCATTTGGCTCTTATTGGGATCATGTTTTGAGTTGTTGGAAGGAAAGCATACAAAATCCAGGCCGAAAGATGCTTTTCTTGAAGTATGAAGAGATGAAAGAGCAAACCACCACCTATTTGAAGAGAATAGTTGAGTTCTTAGATTGTCCATTTTCTTTAGAAGAAGAGGCAAAAGGTACAATGAATGACATTTCAAGGTTGTGTAGTTTTGATAACTTAAGCAACTTGGATGTGAATAAAAGCGGAAAGCGGCATCTTCCAGAtcataaaatgacactttttAGACAATGCATAGACAGTGCTGCATATTTTCACCAAGGTAATACTGGAGATTGGgtgaatttcttaacacctaaAATGGCAGAAAAATTAGACCATattattgaagaaaaatttcatgGTACTGGATTGAAATTGTAA